One Acinetobacter colistiniresistens DNA segment encodes these proteins:
- a CDS encoding GFA family protein, with product MSQASPVYRGSCLCDGIHYEIHGEIGEIIQCHCQRCRKANGTAFATNAPIKISDFKITQGEHLLKKFQSTETTQRCFCAECGSPIMSIKTDTPAHYRLRIGTLDTPLQQKPSMHIFAASKAEWDCIADDLPQYAERP from the coding sequence ATGTCTCAAGCTTCACCCGTGTATCGTGGCAGTTGTTTATGTGATGGAATTCATTATGAGATTCATGGTGAAATCGGAGAGATCATACAGTGCCATTGTCAGCGCTGCCGTAAAGCAAACGGCACGGCTTTTGCAACTAATGCACCGATTAAAATTAGTGATTTCAAGATTACCCAAGGTGAGCATTTACTGAAAAAGTTTCAGTCGACTGAAACGACACAACGTTGTTTCTGTGCAGAATGTGGTTCGCCGATTATGAGTATCAAGACCGATACACCAGCGCATTATCGTCTACGTATCGGGACTTTAGATACGCCATTACAGCAAAAACCAAGCATGCATATTTTTGCGGCTTCTAAAGCAGAATGGGATTGTATCGCTGATGATTTACCACAATATGCTGAACGTCCTTAA
- a CDS encoding TIGR03862 family flavoprotein, which produces MPKRVAIIGAGPAGLMAAEVLSQYDYEIDVFEQKPSAARKFLMAGKTGLNISHAEPVEAFIQRYDQTQWLAPWVRQWDATWIQDWMQGLGIESYVGSSGRIFPVEMKAAPLLRAWLKRLMADGVKFHYRHRCVDLSENQLTIENQTQRFSVTYDAIILACGAVSWSQLGSDGAWQPWLSKNEIEPFQASNAGVLKTWSPFMQECFGQPLKRVNAWVRPEQQTHGDIIITHYGFESGVIYKLGRELRAQIAQQQTLQLHLDLLPDLSLEQLEKKLQGNKKQSLTNLWRKAGLDTVKINLLREIVAKNLWSDAKQMAQQIKQLCIPLEGFRPIEEAISCAGGVKQAVLSPQLQLQSNPSVFCCGEMLDWDAPTGGYLLTACFATGRAAAEGVHAFIE; this is translated from the coding sequence ATGCCTAAACGTGTTGCGATTATTGGTGCTGGCCCAGCAGGTCTGATGGCTGCTGAAGTCCTCAGTCAATATGATTATGAAATCGATGTGTTTGAACAGAAACCTTCGGCGGCACGTAAGTTCCTAATGGCAGGCAAAACGGGGTTAAACATTTCCCATGCTGAGCCTGTTGAGGCGTTTATACAACGTTATGATCAGACGCAATGGTTAGCGCCTTGGGTCAGGCAATGGGATGCAACGTGGATTCAGGACTGGATGCAGGGCTTGGGCATTGAATCCTATGTCGGCAGTTCAGGTCGGATTTTTCCGGTTGAAATGAAAGCAGCCCCATTACTACGTGCATGGCTGAAACGTTTAATGGCCGATGGGGTGAAGTTCCATTATCGTCATCGTTGTGTGGATTTATCTGAAAATCAACTCACGATTGAGAACCAAACTCAGCGCTTTAGTGTAACTTATGATGCGATTATTTTGGCCTGTGGCGCAGTATCATGGTCGCAGTTAGGCAGTGATGGGGCATGGCAGCCATGGCTCTCAAAAAATGAAATTGAGCCGTTCCAAGCCAGTAATGCAGGCGTGCTGAAAACATGGTCGCCATTTATGCAGGAGTGCTTTGGCCAACCTTTAAAACGTGTCAATGCATGGGTCAGACCTGAACAGCAGACACATGGCGATATCATCATTACCCATTATGGTTTTGAAAGTGGTGTGATTTATAAATTGGGTCGTGAGCTAAGAGCGCAGATAGCACAACAGCAAACGCTGCAACTCCATTTAGATTTACTCCCAGACCTGAGTCTTGAGCAATTAGAAAAGAAATTACAGGGCAATAAAAAGCAATCCTTAACCAATCTATGGCGTAAAGCAGGTCTGGATACGGTGAAAATTAATTTGCTACGTGAAATCGTGGCAAAAAACCTATGGTCGGATGCCAAGCAAATGGCTCAGCAGATCAAGCAGCTGTGTATTCCTTTAGAGGGGTTTCGTCCCATTGAAGAAGCGATTAGCTGTGCGGGAGGGGTAAAGCAAGCGGTCTTATCTCCACAACTGCAATTGCAATCTAATCCTTCAGTCTTTTGCTGTGGTGAAATGCTGGATTGGGATGCACCGACAGGAGGCTACTTACTGACGGCCTGTTTCGCCACTGGACGTGCAGCAGCAGAAGGGGTGCATGCTTTTATCGAATAA
- a CDS encoding DNA gyrase inhibitor YacG, with protein sequence MPRTFPCPRCGEASTWEGNEFRPFCSERCKLIDLGAWASDEYKLPTQDAPQADLKRHEDDYED encoded by the coding sequence ATGCCACGTACATTTCCTTGCCCCCGTTGTGGTGAAGCCAGCACTTGGGAAGGTAACGAATTTCGTCCGTTTTGCTCAGAACGTTGCAAGTTGATTGATCTTGGTGCCTGGGCCAGCGATGAATACAAACTCCCAACTCAGGATGCACCCCAAGCAGATCTCAAACGCCATGAAGATGATTATGAAGATTAA
- a CDS encoding dipeptidase, with product MTYGLNHHKVAVFDGHNDLLTRLWLSDATDPVQAFTHAQLAGQLDLKRCQQAGFVGGMFAIFLPPFAYVKQHHPDKLFELQADDFSQQQMEQICLAQLGLAQQMVLASAQIQLCTSVQQIQDCRIQGKLAMVLHMEGAEALQYNSDLLDVFYQAGLRSLGPLWNRVSRFGHGLNARFPHSPDTGEGLTNEGKALIKRCTEKKMLVDVSHMNERAFWDTVDILQQPLIATHSNAHALCPQARNLTDRQLNAIRDSQGMVGVNFDVAFLRADGQRNADTPLELILDHLEYMMDRLGEDHIGLGSDFDGALVSNELRDVAGLPLLVAAMQQRHYSAALIEKICWNNWLNVLNRIWS from the coding sequence ATGACGTATGGCTTGAATCACCACAAGGTTGCAGTTTTTGACGGGCATAATGATCTACTGACCCGCTTATGGCTCAGCGATGCAACTGATCCTGTGCAGGCTTTTACTCATGCGCAGTTGGCAGGACAACTTGATTTAAAGCGCTGCCAGCAAGCAGGTTTTGTCGGGGGTATGTTTGCGATTTTTCTACCGCCTTTTGCCTATGTCAAACAACATCATCCTGATAAGTTATTTGAGCTTCAGGCCGATGATTTTAGCCAACAGCAGATGGAGCAGATTTGCTTGGCACAACTCGGGCTGGCACAACAAATGGTTCTGGCTTCGGCGCAGATTCAACTGTGTACTTCGGTGCAACAGATTCAGGATTGCCGCATACAAGGCAAACTGGCCATGGTGCTGCATATGGAAGGTGCGGAAGCCTTACAGTACAACTCGGACTTGCTCGATGTTTTTTACCAAGCAGGACTGCGCAGTCTTGGCCCTCTATGGAACAGGGTCAGCCGATTTGGACATGGTTTAAATGCCCGTTTTCCGCATTCACCTGATACCGGTGAGGGACTAACGAATGAAGGCAAAGCGTTAATCAAACGCTGCACCGAGAAAAAAATGCTGGTGGATGTGTCACATATGAATGAACGAGCATTCTGGGACACGGTGGATATTTTACAGCAACCTCTGATCGCGACGCATTCCAATGCGCACGCACTCTGCCCGCAGGCACGCAATCTAACTGATAGACAACTCAACGCGATCCGTGACAGCCAAGGTATGGTTGGGGTGAATTTTGATGTGGCATTTTTGCGTGCCGATGGACAGCGAAATGCAGATACGCCATTAGAGTTAATCCTCGATCATCTGGAATATATGATGGATCGTCTCGGAGAAGATCATATTGGGCTGGGTTCAGATTTCGATGGGGCGTTGGTCAGTAACGAGTTGAGGGATGTGGCGGGTTTACCTCTGCTGGTTGCAGCCATGCAACAGCGTCATTATTCAGCTGCACTGATTGAGAAAATCTGCTGGAACAACTGGTTAAATGTGTTGAATCGAATCTGGTCTTAG
- the pqqE gene encoding pyrroloquinoline quinone biosynthesis protein PqqE, translating to MTEGIGLPLWLLAELTYRCPLQCPYCSNPLDYAQHKNELTTQQWCDVFDQARQMGAVQLGFSGGEPLVRQDLEQLVAHAHQKGFYTNLITSGMGLTEQRIAQLKQAGLDHIQISFQASDPVVNDALAGSMHAFAQKYEMCRLVKQYDYPMVLNFVIHRHNIDQIEQIIELCLELNADTVELAICQFYGWAFLNRQGLLPTQAQLTRAEQLTNAYRDKLRQQNHPCKLIFVVPDYYEQRPKACMNGWGKIFFTVAPDGMALPCHAARQLPIAFPNVRDHTLSEIWYRSSGFNHFRGDAWMPESCRSCPDKQKDFGGCRCQAYMLTGDAANADPVCGKSAYHHLIEQARRESEQDVALAQLVFRNSRNSKQLSTQQKIPVHSLSDGSGS from the coding sequence ATGACCGAGGGCATTGGCTTACCGCTCTGGCTTTTGGCCGAGTTGACCTATCGTTGCCCGTTGCAATGTCCTTATTGCTCCAATCCTTTGGATTATGCCCAACATAAAAATGAGCTGACCACGCAGCAATGGTGTGATGTGTTTGATCAGGCACGCCAGATGGGTGCAGTTCAACTGGGCTTTTCAGGGGGGGAACCTTTGGTTCGACAAGATCTGGAGCAATTGGTTGCCCATGCCCACCAAAAAGGATTTTATACCAATCTGATCACGTCTGGGATGGGACTGACAGAACAACGTATCGCCCAACTCAAACAGGCTGGTCTAGACCATATCCAGATCAGTTTTCAGGCCAGTGATCCCGTGGTTAATGATGCTTTGGCGGGTTCGATGCATGCCTTTGCACAAAAATATGAGATGTGCCGTCTGGTCAAGCAATATGACTATCCGATGGTACTGAACTTTGTGATCCATCGGCATAATATCGATCAGATTGAACAGATTATTGAACTGTGTTTAGAACTGAATGCTGATACGGTTGAACTGGCTATCTGCCAGTTCTATGGCTGGGCTTTTTTAAATCGGCAAGGCCTGTTACCGACACAAGCGCAGTTGACACGTGCAGAGCAACTGACCAATGCCTATCGTGACAAACTTCGTCAGCAAAATCATCCGTGTAAGTTGATCTTTGTGGTTCCTGATTATTATGAACAACGGCCTAAAGCCTGTATGAACGGCTGGGGCAAAATCTTCTTTACGGTGGCACCAGACGGTATGGCGCTGCCTTGTCATGCAGCACGGCAGTTACCGATTGCTTTTCCGAATGTCCGTGATCATACCTTGTCAGAGATTTGGTACCGGTCCTCTGGCTTTAATCATTTCCGTGGTGATGCATGGATGCCAGAAAGCTGCCGTAGTTGCCCGGACAAGCAGAAAGACTTTGGGGGGTGCCGTTGTCAGGCCTATATGCTGACGGGTGATGCTGCCAATGCCGATCCAGTATGTGGTAAATCTGCGTACCATCATCTGATTGAGCAAGCACGCCGTGAAAGTGAACAAGATGTCGCATTGGCTCAACTGGTATTCCGCAATAGTAGAAACTCAAAACAATTATCAACTCAACAAAAAATTCCGGTGCACAGTCTGAGCGATGGGTCTGGGTCATGA
- the pqqD gene encoding pyrroloquinoline quinone biosynthesis peptide chaperone PqqD produces the protein MTNPAFDLNQIPTWRQGYRFQFEPAQNAFVILYPEGMIKLNDSAGAIGQNIDGQRTVSAIISQLKQQFGDLAEIEQDVVDYMQVAQQHYWIDLR, from the coding sequence GTGACTAATCCAGCTTTTGATTTAAATCAGATACCGACTTGGCGCCAAGGCTACCGTTTTCAGTTTGAACCTGCCCAAAATGCCTTTGTCATTTTATATCCGGAAGGCATGATCAAGCTTAATGACAGTGCTGGCGCCATTGGACAAAACATTGATGGACAGCGAACGGTTTCGGCCATTATTTCGCAGTTAAAACAGCAGTTTGGGGATCTTGCCGAAATCGAGCAGGATGTGGTCGATTATATGCAGGTTGCCCAACAACATTACTGGATCGATTTACGATGA
- the pqqC gene encoding pyrroloquinoline-quinone synthase PqqC, producing the protein MPATAVLSVEQFKQAILDKGQYYHIYHPFHVMMYEGKATQQQIQAWVANRYYYQINIPLKDAAIMANCPDQRVRQEWIQRMLDQDGEYPDGGGREAWLRLAEAVGLTCEQVISEQLVLPGVRFAVDAYVNFARRASWREAASSSLTELFAPQIHQSRLDSWPQHYPWIDDQGYEYFRSRLSQARRDVEHGLSITLDSFTTYEQQQRMLEILQFKLDILWSILDALTLAYVHEQAPYHTVTSQPVWHKGLFRD; encoded by the coding sequence ATGCCAGCAACAGCAGTTTTAAGTGTAGAACAGTTTAAACAGGCCATTCTGGACAAAGGTCAGTATTATCATATCTACCATCCTTTTCATGTGATGATGTATGAAGGCAAAGCGACTCAGCAGCAAATTCAAGCTTGGGTTGCCAATCGCTATTATTATCAAATTAATATTCCCCTGAAAGACGCGGCGATTATGGCCAATTGCCCAGATCAGCGCGTCCGTCAGGAATGGATCCAACGCATGCTTGATCAGGATGGTGAATATCCTGATGGTGGCGGTCGTGAGGCATGGCTGCGTTTGGCAGAGGCCGTAGGTCTGACCTGTGAACAGGTCATTTCGGAACAGTTGGTTTTGCCAGGGGTGCGTTTTGCTGTGGACGCCTATGTCAATTTTGCCCGCCGGGCATCATGGCGCGAAGCAGCCAGTAGTTCCCTAACCGAATTGTTTGCACCACAAATCCACCAGTCACGGCTTGATTCATGGCCACAACATTATCCGTGGATTGATGATCAGGGCTATGAATATTTCCGCTCGCGTTTAAGTCAGGCACGTCGTGATGTGGAGCATGGGCTGAGTATTACCTTAGATTCCTTCACAACGTATGAGCAACAACAACGTATGTTGGAAATCTTGCAGTTTAAGCTGGATATTCTGTGGAGTATTTTGGATGCACTGACTTTGGCTTATGTGCATGAGCAAGCGCCGTATCACACCGTAACATCACAACCTGTTTGGCATAAGGGGCTATTTCGTGACTAA